A genomic segment from Comamonas terrigena NBRC 13299 encodes:
- a CDS encoding YeeE/YedE family protein produces MRNITSSLVALAAGLVFGLGLILSGMGNPAKVQNFLDFFGTWDPSLALVMGGAIAVGLVAFTWAKHRKTSLLGEPMQLPTASAVDRRLLTGAALFGTGWGLAGFCPGPAVMNLATLQSEVWLFVAAMLAGMLLQHWWATRR; encoded by the coding sequence ATGCGAAACATCACCAGTTCTTTGGTAGCCCTGGCCGCAGGCCTGGTGTTTGGCCTGGGACTGATCCTGTCAGGCATGGGCAATCCAGCCAAGGTTCAGAACTTTCTGGACTTTTTCGGCACCTGGGATCCATCGCTGGCCCTGGTCATGGGCGGCGCCATTGCCGTGGGCCTGGTTGCATTCACCTGGGCCAAGCACCGCAAGACCAGCCTGCTGGGCGAGCCCATGCAGCTGCCCACAGCCTCGGCCGTGGACCGTCGCCTGCTGACTGGCGCGGCGCTGTTTGGCACCGGCTGGGGGTTGGCAGGTTTTTGCCCCGGACCCGCCGTGATGAACCTGGCTACGCTGCAGTCTGAAGTCTGGCTTTTTGTGGCTGCCATGCTGGCCGGCATGCTGCTGCAACACTGGTGGGCAACACGGCGCTGA
- a CDS encoding YeeE/YedE family protein, protein MTILWNAFTPGSSLAGGVLIGVAAALMVVLLGRIAGISGIVGGLLQWTTWRQTSNWGWRLAFVLGLIGSPLVWQWFAPLPAMELPRNPLLIVLAGLLVGFGTRLGSGCTSGHGVCGLSRLSQRSLAATLTFMVTGALTVFVLRHVLHIA, encoded by the coding sequence ATGACAATTCTGTGGAACGCATTCACGCCCGGATCCTCGCTGGCCGGAGGCGTGCTTATCGGTGTGGCCGCCGCGTTGATGGTGGTGTTGCTGGGCCGTATTGCCGGTATCAGCGGCATTGTGGGCGGCTTGTTGCAATGGACTACCTGGCGGCAAACCAGCAACTGGGGCTGGCGCCTGGCTTTTGTGCTGGGTCTGATCGGCTCACCGCTGGTGTGGCAGTGGTTTGCCCCCCTGCCCGCCATGGAACTGCCACGCAACCCGTTGCTGATCGTGCTGGCCGGCCTGTTGGTGGGTTTTGGCACGCGCCTGGGGTCAGGCTGCACCAGCGGCCACGGCGTGTGCGGGCTGTCTCGCCTGTCGCAACGTTCACTGGCCGCCACGCTGACCTTCATGGTCACCGGTGCGCTGACGGTGTTTGTGCTGCGCCATGTACTCCACATCGCCTAA
- a CDS encoding ArsR/SmtB family transcription factor produces the protein MSLNEASPPPAVSELSVTATLDQDALRAHADEAVAMLKVLGNVDRLMLLCQLSQQERTVGELEQLTGISQPTLSQQLGVLRREGLVSTRREGKFICYQLADKRALQLMQAIHQLFCAPGEQA, from the coding sequence ATGTCCTTGAACGAAGCCTCACCCCCTCCTGCTGTATCTGAGCTGTCTGTCACTGCCACGCTGGATCAGGATGCTTTGCGCGCCCATGCCGATGAAGCAGTGGCAATGCTCAAGGTACTGGGCAACGTAGACCGGCTGATGCTGCTGTGCCAGTTGTCACAGCAGGAGCGCACGGTGGGCGAGCTGGAGCAGTTGACCGGCATCAGCCAGCCCACGCTGTCCCAGCAGCTTGGAGTGCTCCGCCGCGAAGGCCTGGTCAGCACGCGGCGCGAAGGCAAATTCATCTGCTACCAACTGGCCGACAAACGGGCTCTGCAGCTGATGCAGGCCATTCACCAACTTTTCTGCGCCCCTGGAGAGCAGGCATGA
- a CDS encoding YgaP family membrane protein, with translation MKFNVGGLDRILRIAIGLVLIALAATGTVGWWGWLGILPLLTGIFRFCPAYPLLGISSCKR, from the coding sequence ATGAAGTTCAATGTAGGCGGCCTGGACCGCATTCTGCGCATCGCCATCGGCCTGGTACTGATTGCCCTGGCTGCCACTGGCACGGTGGGATGGTGGGGCTGGCTGGGCATACTGCCATTGTTGACCGGAATCTTTCGCTTCTGCCCGGCGTACCCGCTGCTAGGCATCAGCAGTTGCAAGCGTTGA
- a CDS encoding MBL fold metallo-hydrolase, giving the protein MTTERMHIQGFYDPATGTISYVLADPQARQAAVIDAVLDLDPKSGQLSTTSADRIAAYLHAQGWQLQWILETHAHADHLSAAQYLRHQLGGQVAMGERIRDVQRVFRSVFHFEPGFVPDGRQFDRLFAADEVFQVGQLSVTALWVPGHTPADMAYQVQDGPGEAGAVFVGDTLFMPDVGTARADFPGGDAAQLYRSIHQLLALPGDTRLFMCHDYPPAGREPAWECTVADQRRSNIHVHDGVREADFVHMRQARDATLAMPTLILPSVQINVRAGKLPPAQDDGRIYIQLPVNALGAGAGQPLPPGLGQGPGADS; this is encoded by the coding sequence ATGACCACTGAACGCATGCATATCCAAGGCTTCTATGACCCTGCCACAGGGACCATCAGCTATGTACTGGCCGATCCCCAGGCCCGCCAGGCCGCGGTGATTGATGCCGTGCTGGACCTGGATCCCAAGTCTGGCCAGCTCTCCACCACTTCGGCCGATCGCATTGCCGCTTACCTGCATGCCCAAGGTTGGCAGTTGCAGTGGATTCTGGAAACTCATGCCCATGCTGACCACCTCTCGGCTGCGCAGTACCTGCGCCACCAACTGGGAGGCCAGGTGGCCATGGGTGAACGGATACGCGATGTGCAACGGGTGTTCCGCAGCGTGTTCCACTTCGAGCCAGGCTTTGTGCCCGATGGCCGCCAGTTCGACCGCTTGTTTGCGGCCGACGAGGTCTTTCAAGTGGGGCAACTGTCTGTGACAGCGCTGTGGGTGCCCGGCCATACGCCGGCAGACATGGCTTACCAGGTACAGGATGGTCCGGGAGAGGCCGGCGCCGTATTTGTGGGGGACACATTGTTCATGCCGGACGTGGGCACTGCAAGGGCCGACTTTCCTGGCGGCGATGCGGCTCAGCTGTACCGCTCCATCCACCAGTTGCTGGCTTTACCTGGCGATACGCGCTTGTTCATGTGCCATGACTACCCGCCTGCAGGTCGGGAGCCGGCCTGGGAGTGCACGGTGGCGGATCAGCGCCGCAGCAACATCCATGTGCACGACGGTGTGCGCGAGGCCGACTTTGTGCATATGCGCCAGGCACGGGACGCCACGCTGGCCATGCCCACGCTGATCCTGCCTTCTGTGCAGATAAACGTGCGTGCCGGCAAGCTACCGCCCGCACAGGACGATGGGCGCATCTACATCCAGCTACCCGTCAATGCGCTGGGTGCCGGGGCCGGTCAGCCGTTGCCTCCAGGCCTGGGGCAGGGCCCCGGAGCAGACAGTTGA
- a CDS encoding AraC family transcriptional regulator, whose translation MSADPSHHYLAYDQLPQPVVAMESRWRHGMSTGWHSHPRGQLLYATEGVMVIHTDAGSWVIPPNRVLWMVTGLRHCVTMSGDVVMRTAYINVDQVSAMPAQSCAINVSPLLRELLVEAVRIAPGAALSARHARVLELLIDEIQVSPTLPLHLPLPQDKRLHHICTALIAHPADAASAAQWAASIQVAERTLHRLFAQETGMTFAQWREQARLLHALRRIACGDKVIDIALDCGYASPSAFTAMFRRHFGVTPSGFYR comes from the coding sequence ATGAGCGCAGATCCATCGCACCACTACCTCGCCTATGACCAGCTGCCCCAGCCGGTGGTGGCCATGGAAAGCCGCTGGCGCCACGGCATGTCCACAGGCTGGCACAGCCATCCCCGGGGGCAACTGCTGTACGCCACGGAAGGCGTGATGGTCATCCACACCGACGCCGGCTCCTGGGTCATTCCGCCCAACCGGGTGCTGTGGATGGTGACTGGCCTGCGCCACTGCGTCACCATGTCCGGTGATGTGGTCATGCGCACGGCCTACATCAATGTGGATCAGGTATCTGCCATGCCGGCGCAAAGCTGCGCCATCAACGTGTCACCGCTGCTGCGTGAACTGCTGGTAGAAGCGGTACGCATTGCCCCCGGTGCTGCGCTGTCGGCACGCCATGCCCGTGTGCTGGAGTTGCTGATCGACGAGATACAGGTCTCGCCCACCTTGCCTCTGCATTTGCCGCTGCCCCAGGACAAACGACTGCACCACATCTGCACGGCATTGATAGCGCACCCGGCCGATGCCGCCAGTGCCGCGCAATGGGCCGCCAGTATCCAGGTGGCAGAGCGCACGTTGCACCGTCTTTTTGCGCAGGAAACCGGCATGACCTTCGCCCAGTGGCGCGAACAGGCCCGGCTGCTGCACGCGCTGCGCCGTATCGCTTGCGGAGACAAAGTGATCGACATCGCGCTGGACTGCGGCTACGCCAGCCCCAGTGCGTTCACCGCCATGTTCCGCCGGCACTTTGGGGTGACGCCTTCCGGCTTCTACCGCTAA
- a CDS encoding GNAT family N-acetyltransferase: MRLSKLGLVRADLIQAQIGAIKAANTGRRALHEKLGFALVGNLPQVAFKFGGWLTWCSLLLDTPAQPVNG; encoded by the coding sequence ATGCGGTTATCCAAACTGGGCTTGGTCAGGGCTGACCTCATACAGGCGCAGATTGGCGCCATCAAGGCCGCCAACACAGGTCGCCGTGCGCTGCATGAAAAGCTGGGCTTTGCCCTGGTGGGCAACCTGCCACAGGTGGCTTTCAAATTTGGCGGCTGGCTGACCTGGTGTTCTCTGCTGTTGGACACACCGGCGCAGCCGGTGAATGGCTGA
- a CDS encoding DUF5376 family protein, giving the protein MKLTFTWEKIAGGITPFCESSDQNEDGISLLACLLMDDGGRRYIETLSWIHDGLLRVDSVMRGCLSNSDWDREAWGAKIDGNEVKIYSLHNEYYCELIAVSTFRMALEAWENFIQSAPDMAVKKEISL; this is encoded by the coding sequence ATGAAATTAACATTTACATGGGAAAAAATAGCAGGTGGCATCACTCCCTTCTGTGAGTCTTCCGATCAAAATGAAGACGGAATCAGCCTTCTTGCATGTTTGCTAATGGATGATGGAGGGCGAAGATATATAGAAACACTATCATGGATCCATGATGGACTTTTAAGGGTTGACTCTGTCATGCGTGGGTGTTTATCAAATTCAGATTGGGATCGCGAGGCATGGGGGGCAAAAATAGATGGTAATGAAGTAAAAATTTATTCTTTGCATAATGAATATTATTGCGAATTAATTGCTGTTTCTACATTTCGCATGGCATTAGAAGCTTGGGAAAATTTCATTCAATCTGCCCCTGATATGGCGGTAAAAAAAGAAATTTCATTATAA
- a CDS encoding GNAT family N-acetyltransferase, with protein MNDLHLVPCTPERHAGAILDIFNHAIATSTALYDYHPRPPEQMAAWFASKLIGNLPVLGLEDAAGTLLGFASYGPFRPQPAYKYTMEHSVYVHHTQRGRGLGLQLMHALIAEARKRGNVHALVGAIDAANTGSRALHEKLGFALVGSLPQVAFKFGGWLDLVFYQLLLETPLQPVDG; from the coding sequence ATGAACGATCTGCACCTGGTGCCCTGCACCCCCGAACGCCACGCTGGCGCGATTCTGGACATTTTCAACCACGCCATCGCCACTTCCACTGCGCTGTATGACTACCACCCGCGCCCACCCGAGCAAATGGCCGCCTGGTTTGCCAGCAAGCTCATCGGCAACCTGCCCGTGCTGGGTCTGGAAGACGCTGCCGGAACCCTGCTGGGCTTCGCCAGCTACGGGCCGTTTCGCCCACAACCGGCCTACAAATACACCATGGAACATTCGGTCTACGTACACCACACCCAGCGCGGGCGTGGCCTGGGCCTTCAACTGATGCACGCGCTGATCGCCGAGGCCCGCAAGCGCGGCAATGTGCACGCACTGGTTGGCGCTATCGACGCCGCCAATACCGGCAGCCGTGCCCTGCATGAAAAACTGGGCTTTGCCCTGGTGGGCAGTCTGCCGCAGGTGGCTTTCAAATTTGGCGGCTGGCTGGATCTGGTGTTCTACCAGTTGCTGCTGGAAACACCGTTGCAGCCGGTGGATGGCTGA
- a CDS encoding helix-turn-helix domain-containing protein: MDIDTLLAARVRGLRKARGATLDLLAQRSGVSRSMISLIERGETSPTAAVLSKLASALDVPLATLFDAVPADTPPSPLARHAEQACWTDPGSGYQRRHLTPPGLGAPLELVEVTFPAGQSVTFDNATHLPAHLAPQQQLWLLEGRMTLTVGHQTWALAAGDCLAMVVNQPIVFANPGDRPARYVLASTVASPSFTAALAARTLR; the protein is encoded by the coding sequence ATGGACATCGACACCCTTCTCGCTGCCCGTGTGCGTGGCTTGCGCAAGGCACGGGGCGCCACACTGGATCTGTTGGCACAGCGCAGCGGCGTGAGCCGCTCCATGATCTCGCTGATCGAGCGCGGCGAAACCAGCCCTACGGCAGCAGTGCTGAGCAAGCTGGCCTCTGCACTGGATGTGCCGTTGGCTACGCTATTCGATGCCGTGCCCGCCGACACCCCCCCCTCACCGCTGGCCCGCCATGCCGAACAGGCTTGCTGGACCGACCCTGGCAGCGGCTACCAACGCCGCCACCTCACGCCGCCCGGCCTGGGGGCACCGCTGGAATTGGTGGAAGTGACCTTCCCTGCCGGCCAGAGCGTGACCTTTGACAACGCCACCCACCTGCCCGCACACCTCGCGCCCCAGCAGCAACTGTGGCTGCTGGAAGGCAGGATGACACTGACCGTAGGCCACCAGACCTGGGCACTGGCGGCCGGCGACTGCCTGGCCATGGTGGTCAACCAGCCCATCGTCTTTGCCAACCCCGGCGACCGCCCTGCCCGCTATGTGCTGGCATCGACGGTGGCATCCCCTTCTTTCACGGCAGCCCTGGCTGCCAGGACCTTGCGATGA
- a CDS encoding serine hydrolase domain-containing protein — translation MLLRHTLNAVSLALISIFCTAAMADGLPNVHSKERIGTVQQVYDGALLPDVQANTFRNIDRLFSTRTIHKGKTVYPLPKSDVQLKNFSFASNGKNYDLYDYVSINRVSGLLVIKSGKIAFEDYELGNSDQTRWMSMSVVKSITATLVGIAIQDGFIKSIDDPVTRYLPELKGSAYDGVSVRNLLQMASGVQWNETYTDPASDRRKMLEVQNAQTPGAVLKLMAQLPRAAAPGTRWNYSTGETHVAGALVRAAVGKPVAQYLSERVWAKFGMESDATWWLESPNGLEVGGSGLSATLRDYGRFGLFLMGGGKVGNEQLLPAGWVADAGSPKMVDGKPVDYGYMLWPIPKSQGTPNEGAFEARGIFGQHVYMNPRENTVIVVWGALPKPTGKNTINDNDFFAAAVQALR, via the coding sequence ATGCTTTTGCGCCACACCCTGAATGCCGTCTCTCTGGCCTTGATTTCCATTTTCTGTACAGCTGCCATGGCCGACGGCCTGCCCAATGTGCACAGCAAGGAACGTATCGGTACCGTACAGCAGGTTTACGACGGTGCACTGCTGCCGGATGTGCAGGCCAACACCTTCCGCAATATCGACCGTTTGTTTTCGACCCGCACCATCCACAAGGGGAAGACAGTTTATCCGTTGCCAAAATCCGATGTGCAGCTGAAGAATTTCAGCTTTGCATCCAATGGCAAGAACTACGACTTGTACGATTATGTTTCGATCAACCGCGTCAGCGGCTTGCTGGTGATCAAGAGCGGAAAAATTGCATTTGAAGACTATGAGCTGGGCAACAGCGATCAAACCCGCTGGATGTCCATGTCGGTGGTCAAGTCCATCACCGCAACGTTGGTGGGTATTGCCATTCAAGACGGGTTCATCAAGAGCATCGACGATCCGGTGACCCGGTACCTGCCCGAACTCAAGGGCAGTGCCTACGATGGTGTGTCGGTGCGCAATCTGCTGCAAATGGCTTCCGGCGTGCAGTGGAACGAAACCTATACCGACCCGGCTTCCGACCGCCGCAAGATGCTGGAAGTGCAGAACGCCCAGACGCCCGGGGCCGTGCTCAAGCTGATGGCCCAGTTGCCCCGCGCAGCCGCCCCCGGCACGCGCTGGAACTACAGCACGGGCGAAACCCATGTGGCCGGCGCCCTGGTGCGCGCAGCCGTAGGCAAGCCTGTGGCGCAGTATTTGTCCGAGCGTGTGTGGGCCAAGTTTGGCATGGAGTCCGACGCTACCTGGTGGCTGGAATCTCCCAATGGCCTGGAAGTGGGGGGCAGCGGCCTGTCGGCCACGTTGCGCGACTATGGGCGTTTTGGCCTGTTCCTGATGGGGGGCGGTAAAGTGGGCAATGAGCAGTTGTTGCCTGCCGGCTGGGTGGCCGATGCAGGCAGCCCCAAGATGGTGGACGGCAAACCGGTGGACTACGGCTACATGCTGTGGCCCATTCCCAAGTCCCAGGGCACGCCCAACGAAGGTGCCTTTGAAGCACGCGGCATTTTTGGCCAGCATGTCTACATGAACCCGCGCGAAAACACAGTGATCGTGGTGTGGGGGGCCTTGCCCAAGCCCACGGGCAAGAACACCATCAATGACAATGATTTCTTTGCTGCAGCGGTGCAGGCCTTGCGGTAA
- a CDS encoding GGDEF domain-containing protein, translated as MVATILVGMLCAHLLCFAAMFLLISKRLHGKKMGLDFFAVGNLLLGLAYVLQLVEGGPAWSVMSVVNHTLTLASPVAFWLGAMRFFGRPVPLLRPLLVFAAVYSMAQVLVQWSLGPVARYAMLSGVSALMFLLMAGTVVYGVRTFAKDLYGEMVFFAALIFGICVLNAVKFVKLLSGGLAALQMDADFQLVFYIYMSFLATVLPPSIIWLVLRRLTDELRNLAARDPMTQLLNRRGLNDALQLYFNSRKAVPAHALMVDVDHFKRINDRYGHQAGDTVLCHVAQVLHHTVRRGDLTGRIGGEEFVAICLDSDVDGVMQLAERLRAAIESQAVAMAGGGQMLHCTVTVGVSHHFMGAQGLEAAMQEADAALYRGKAAGRNRVELAACAQNGLPVQRTDCPSDTTKTAM; from the coding sequence ATGGTTGCAACCATTCTTGTTGGCATGCTGTGCGCACACCTGCTGTGCTTTGCAGCGATGTTCCTGCTCATCAGCAAGCGCCTGCATGGCAAGAAGATGGGACTGGACTTTTTTGCCGTGGGCAATCTGCTGTTGGGGCTGGCCTATGTGCTGCAACTGGTGGAAGGCGGGCCGGCCTGGAGTGTGATGAGCGTGGTCAACCACACGCTGACACTGGCGTCCCCGGTGGCCTTTTGGCTGGGGGCCATGCGTTTTTTTGGGCGGCCCGTACCGTTGCTGCGGCCGCTGCTGGTGTTTGCGGCCGTCTACAGCATGGCCCAGGTGCTGGTGCAGTGGAGCCTGGGGCCGGTGGCGCGCTACGCCATGCTGTCGGGCGTTTCGGCGCTGATGTTCCTGCTGATGGCCGGCACGGTGGTCTATGGGGTGCGCACCTTTGCCAAGGACTTGTACGGCGAGATGGTGTTTTTTGCGGCCCTGATCTTTGGCATCTGCGTGCTCAATGCAGTCAAATTCGTCAAATTGCTGAGTGGCGGGCTGGCAGCGCTGCAGATGGATGCCGATTTCCAGCTGGTGTTCTATATCTACATGTCTTTCCTCGCGACGGTGCTGCCGCCATCCATCATCTGGCTGGTGCTGCGCAGGCTGACGGATGAGCTGCGCAATCTGGCAGCGCGTGACCCGATGACGCAACTGCTCAACCGCCGTGGGCTGAACGATGCGCTGCAGCTGTATTTCAACTCCCGCAAGGCCGTGCCGGCGCATGCGCTCATGGTGGACGTGGACCACTTCAAGCGCATCAATGACCGCTACGGCCACCAGGCGGGTGACACGGTGCTGTGCCATGTGGCGCAGGTGTTGCACCACACGGTGCGCCGCGGCGATCTGACCGGACGCATCGGGGGGGAAGAATTTGTCGCCATCTGCCTGGACAGCGATGTGGATGGCGTGATGCAACTGGCAGAACGCCTGCGGGCCGCCATCGAAAGCCAGGCCGTTGCCATGGCGGGCGGGGGGCAGATGCTGCACTGTACGGTCACCGTGGGTGTGTCGCACCACTTTATGGGCGCGCAAGGTCTGGAGGCGGCCATGCAGGAGGCCGATGCCGCCTTGTACCGCGGCAAGGCTGCCGGGCGCAACCGGGTGGAGCTGGCCGCCTGCGCCCAGAATGGCTTGCCCGTCCAGCGCACAGACTGCCCATCCGACACGACCAAGACGGCGATGTAG
- a CDS encoding TlpA disulfide reductase family protein: protein MEEVLRIGPLALPLAPLQLFAAWWLGDALAQRRAARSQQIWGWHGWLLLVCGLLAARAAFVLEFAPHYAQPAWAAFDIRDGGWTASVGTIAVLLYGATLWLRRHPLAPAAMVGIAGALALWLGAQGLRQAMAPGQAPLPTFSAVALDARTVQLDQLAQQQGQPLVINLWATWCPPCRREMPALLQAQREHPDVRFLWVNQGESPETVLQYAAQQRLPPAQVLLDERQELGRLLRSSALPTTVFVDAQGRQSALRVGELSTATLAQHLQPLLKPTGPDTDAPSAASPALQEPVAR from the coding sequence ATGGAAGAAGTCTTGCGCATCGGCCCTCTGGCCCTGCCCCTTGCCCCCTTGCAACTGTTTGCCGCCTGGTGGCTGGGCGATGCCCTGGCCCAGCGCCGGGCCGCGCGCAGCCAGCAGATTTGGGGCTGGCATGGCTGGCTGTTACTGGTCTGCGGCTTGCTGGCGGCGCGCGCCGCCTTTGTGTTGGAGTTCGCGCCCCACTACGCCCAGCCTGCCTGGGCGGCATTCGACATCCGTGACGGAGGATGGACCGCCAGCGTGGGCACGATCGCCGTACTGCTATATGGGGCAACGCTGTGGCTGAGGCGCCATCCGCTGGCCCCCGCCGCCATGGTGGGCATTGCCGGTGCTCTGGCGCTGTGGTTGGGTGCGCAAGGGCTTCGCCAAGCCATGGCGCCCGGTCAGGCACCACTGCCCACCTTCTCCGCCGTGGCGCTGGATGCACGCACCGTGCAGCTGGATCAACTGGCCCAGCAGCAAGGCCAACCCCTGGTCATCAACCTCTGGGCCACCTGGTGCCCGCCATGCCGCCGCGAGATGCCCGCCCTGCTGCAAGCCCAGCGTGAGCACCCGGACGTGCGCTTTCTCTGGGTCAACCAGGGAGAGTCGCCGGAAACCGTGCTGCAGTACGCGGCCCAGCAGCGGCTGCCTCCCGCCCAGGTGTTGCTGGATGAACGCCAGGAACTGGGCCGCTTGCTGCGCAGCAGTGCGCTGCCCACCACGGTGTTTGTCGATGCCCAAGGTCGCCAGAGCGCGTTGCGCGTGGGCGAGCTCTCTACCGCGACACTGGCACAGCATCTGCAGCCATTGCTGAAGCCAACGGGGCCTGACACCGACGCGCCTTCCGCTGCCTCGCCCGCTCTGCAAGAGCCTGTGGCCCGATAA
- a CDS encoding c-type cytochrome, giving the protein MTTDSSVHTTADRQHASGTLGAALAVAFCAIPLVAAIGGIAYSLPDTPKAQRAAAEKAAQAAKQAQTAQAVLQPAAYSVPDARAIPDSKMGEWIQRGEAIFLRTPENAKGFSGNSLNCVNCHLDAGRLKNAAPMWGAYPLYPAYRKKTDHVDTFAERVRGCFMYSMNGKAPDDGHDILVAVEAYAYWMAQKAPLGEKLPGAGFQKLSQAEVAPTFEAGQKVYAAKCALCHGDSGQGQKKDGVTVFPALWGKDSYNWGAGMHEIDKAASFIKSNMPYGLHNDLSDQEAWEVATFINSFERPQDPRFNGDIARTREVFHNSPNSLYGVEVNGRLLGKGV; this is encoded by the coding sequence ATGACCACGGACTCTTCTGTGCACACCACGGCAGACCGCCAGCACGCCAGCGGTACGCTGGGCGCTGCTTTGGCAGTGGCTTTTTGCGCCATCCCGCTGGTGGCCGCCATCGGCGGCATTGCCTACAGCCTCCCCGACACCCCCAAGGCACAACGCGCTGCGGCCGAGAAAGCCGCCCAGGCCGCCAAGCAGGCCCAGACCGCGCAAGCCGTATTGCAACCGGCGGCATACAGCGTGCCCGATGCGCGCGCGATTCCGGACAGCAAGATGGGAGAGTGGATCCAGCGCGGTGAAGCCATCTTCCTGCGCACGCCCGAGAATGCCAAAGGCTTTTCCGGCAATTCGCTCAACTGCGTGAACTGCCACCTGGACGCCGGTCGCCTGAAGAACGCGGCGCCCATGTGGGGGGCCTACCCGCTGTACCCGGCCTATCGCAAAAAGACGGACCATGTCGACACCTTTGCCGAACGCGTGCGTGGTTGCTTCATGTATTCCATGAACGGCAAGGCACCGGACGATGGCCACGACATTTTGGTAGCGGTGGAAGCCTATGCCTATTGGATGGCGCAAAAAGCCCCCCTTGGCGAAAAATTGCCCGGCGCCGGCTTCCAGAAATTGTCCCAAGCCGAGGTGGCGCCCACCTTTGAAGCGGGCCAGAAGGTCTATGCGGCCAAGTGCGCGCTGTGCCACGGCGACAGCGGCCAGGGCCAGAAGAAAGACGGCGTGACGGTATTTCCGGCCCTCTGGGGCAAGGACTCCTACAACTGGGGAGCCGGCATGCACGAGATCGACAAGGCGGCCAGCTTCATCAAATCCAATATGCCATATGGTCTGCACAACGACCTGAGCGACCAGGAAGCCTGGGAGGTGGCCACTTTCATCAACAGCTTCGAGCGCCCGCAGGATCCGCGCTTCAATGGGGATATCGCCCGCACGCGCGAGGTCTTTCACAACAGCCCCAACTCCTTGTACGGCGTGGAAGTCAACGGAAGGCTGCTGGGCAAGGGCGTCTGA
- a CDS encoding c-type cytochrome: MSVPKAPPHGLACLALLAACHFPAWAADVNAGAKIAANGGSQGAAACASCHGSNGEGTASFPPLAGQSAGYLERQLHDFAAGRRKAPTMEPNARALTDAEKADVAAYYASLKLPIQSKVGPLPKAKDGNGAWLVERGRWEDGIPACAKCHGPGGTGVGVDFPAIGHLSAAYMQTQVDAWKNKSRQAGPLGLMGSIAQKLSPQDIQDVAAYYQQQHGSAAASH, from the coding sequence ATGTCTGTCCCCAAGGCCCCTCCCCACGGGCTGGCCTGCCTCGCCCTGCTCGCAGCCTGCCACTTTCCCGCATGGGCTGCCGATGTCAACGCCGGCGCCAAGATTGCTGCCAACGGTGGCTCCCAGGGGGCTGCCGCCTGCGCGTCCTGCCACGGCAGCAACGGTGAAGGCACGGCCTCCTTCCCGCCGCTGGCTGGTCAGTCTGCAGGCTATCTGGAACGCCAGTTGCACGACTTTGCGGCCGGCCGACGCAAGGCACCCACCATGGAGCCCAATGCCCGTGCGCTGACCGACGCGGAAAAAGCCGACGTCGCGGCCTATTACGCCAGTCTGAAACTCCCCATCCAGAGCAAAGTGGGTCCCCTGCCCAAAGCCAAGGATGGCAATGGCGCCTGGCTGGTGGAGCGCGGCCGTTGGGAAGACGGCATTCCTGCCTGCGCCAAATGCCATGGACCGGGCGGCACTGGCGTGGGTGTGGATTTCCCCGCCATCGGCCATCTGAGCGCGGCCTATATGCAAACCCAGGTGGATGCCTGGAAGAACAAAAGCCGCCAGGCCGGTCCGCTGGGCCTGATGGGCTCCATTGCCCAGAAGCTCAGCCCCCAGGATATCCAGGACGTTGCGGCCTATTACCAACAACAGCACGGCAGCGCTGCCGCTTCCCACTGA